In a genomic window of Sporosarcina trichiuri:
- a CDS encoding potassium channel family protein, with protein sequence MKKEFVVIGLGRFGGSIVNELIELDASVMAIDISQERVSEYAQIATQAVAADTTDESTLRSLGIRNFEHVVVAIGENIQASILTTLILKEIGVPMITVKAQNDYHEKVLRKIGADHVIHPERDMGRRIANRLVSNDILDYLELSEEYSIVEIRANARLAGASLIDLDIRAKYGVNIVAIKREDHILVSPQAIEEIQLNDILIVIGSDVDIHRFEKKVLH encoded by the coding sequence ATGAAGAAAGAATTTGTCGTCATTGGACTGGGCCGGTTCGGGGGCAGTATCGTCAATGAGCTCATTGAACTTGATGCGTCTGTGATGGCGATCGACATATCGCAGGAACGTGTGTCGGAATACGCGCAGATTGCCACGCAGGCTGTCGCTGCCGATACGACGGATGAATCCACGCTGCGGTCACTCGGTATCCGGAATTTCGAGCATGTCGTTGTCGCGATCGGAGAGAATATCCAGGCGAGCATTTTAACGACGCTGATCCTCAAGGAGATCGGTGTCCCGATGATCACGGTGAAAGCCCAGAACGATTATCACGAAAAAGTGCTGCGCAAGATCGGCGCAGACCATGTCATCCACCCGGAACGCGACATGGGACGGCGCATCGCCAACCGGCTTGTCTCCAATGACATCCTCGATTATCTCGAACTGTCGGAAGAATACTCGATTGTCGAAATACGGGCGAACGCACGTCTGGCAGGAGCGTCTCTGATCGACCTGGACATCCGTGCGAAATATGGCGTCAACATTGTCGCCATCAAACGGGAGGATCATATTTTAGTATCTCCGCAGGCGATCGAGGAAATTCAATTGAATGATATTCTGATCGTCATCGGTTCGGATGTGGACATCCACCGCTTTGAAAAGAAAGTGCTCCATTGA
- a CDS encoding TlpA family protein disulfide reductase, producing MKLREQMPELNGATAWLNGEVTKSELVGEKPTIIHFWSVSCHMCKEAMPEVNAFRDKYKDELNVVAVHMPRSEDDTNLDHIKEVAAEHDITQPIFVDSELKLNDAMENQYVPAYYVFDKDGQLRHFQAGGSGMKMLEKRVNRVLDEMKK from the coding sequence ATGAAACTTCGTGAACAAATGCCTGAATTGAACGGCGCTACTGCCTGGCTCAATGGGGAAGTGACAAAGTCCGAACTGGTAGGCGAAAAGCCGACCATCATCCACTTCTGGTCAGTGAGCTGCCATATGTGTAAAGAAGCGATGCCGGAAGTGAACGCATTCCGTGACAAATACAAAGACGAACTGAACGTCGTGGCCGTCCATATGCCGCGTTCGGAAGATGACACGAACCTTGACCATATCAAGGAAGTGGCTGCCGAGCACGATATTACACAGCCGATCTTCGTCGATAGTGAATTGAAGCTGAATGATGCAATGGAGAACCAATACGTGCCGGCTTACTACGTCTTCGACAAAGACGGCCAGCTCCGTCACTTCCAGGCGGGCGGCAGCGGCATGAAAATGCTTGAAAAGCGTGTAAACCGCGTCCTCGACGAAATGAAGAAGTAA
- a CDS encoding peroxiredoxin, protein MAERMVGKQAPRFEMEAVMKDKSFGKVSLEENMKDDKWTVLFFYPMDFTFVCPTEITAMSDRYDEFEDLDAEVIGVSTDTIHTHKAWINTDRKDNGLGELNYPLAADTNHEVARDYGVLIEEEGIALRGLFIINPEGELQYQTVFHNNIGRDVDETLRVLQALQTGGLCPANWRPGQETL, encoded by the coding sequence ATGGCAGAGCGTATGGTTGGGAAACAAGCACCGCGATTTGAAATGGAAGCGGTCATGAAGGACAAGTCCTTCGGCAAAGTAAGTCTTGAAGAAAACATGAAAGACGACAAATGGACAGTATTGTTCTTCTACCCGATGGACTTCACGTTCGTATGTCCTACCGAAATCACAGCGATGTCCGACCGCTATGACGAATTCGAAGACCTCGATGCAGAAGTGATCGGCGTCTCTACGGATACAATCCACACACACAAAGCGTGGATCAACACAGACCGTAAAGATAACGGTCTCGGTGAACTGAACTACCCGCTTGCTGCAGACACGAATCACGAAGTCGCACGCGACTACGGCGTATTGATCGAAGAAGAAGGGATCGCACTCCGCGGATTGTTCATCATCAATCCTGAAGGCGAACTGCAGTACCAGACTGTCTTCCACAATAATATCGGCCGTGATGTGGACGAGACTCTCCGTGTGCTCCAGGCACTTCAAACAGGCGGTCTCTGCCCTGCAAACTGGCGCCCTGGTCAGGAAACTCTATAA
- a CDS encoding helix-turn-helix domain-containing protein: protein MQIGSKIKRLRLQNGLTQEELGERTDLTKGYISQLERDLNSPSIETLFSLLDVLGTSPKDFFDESKKTEPVVFSPEDQTTYANEEMGYKIRWLIPRSNENEMEPVYITFSSKGELKQFAPSLSETFIYILSGNVEIEIGPRVYRAKTGDAVYYSAEDQHRISNAHDGMSELLLVATESYL, encoded by the coding sequence ATGCAGATCGGCAGCAAAATCAAACGGCTCCGATTACAAAATGGACTGACCCAGGAAGAACTCGGTGAACGCACTGACTTGACAAAAGGGTACATCTCCCAGCTGGAGCGGGATTTGAACTCTCCTTCCATCGAGACACTGTTCTCCCTGCTGGACGTACTCGGCACGAGTCCGAAAGATTTTTTCGATGAATCGAAAAAGACCGAGCCTGTCGTCTTTTCACCCGAAGATCAGACGACTTATGCGAACGAGGAAATGGGTTACAAAATCCGCTGGCTCATCCCCCGTTCCAACGAGAACGAAATGGAACCGGTCTATATCACGTTCTCTTCCAAAGGAGAGCTCAAGCAATTCGCCCCTTCCCTGTCGGAAACGTTTATCTACATACTGTCAGGGAACGTGGAAATAGAGATCGGCCCCCGGGTGTACAGGGCAAAGACCGGGGATGCCGTCTATTATTCCGCAGAAGATCAGCACCGCATATCGAACGCACACGACGGCATGAGTGAGCTGCTGCTCGTCGCCACGGAATCTTACTTATAA
- a CDS encoding ABC transporter ATP-binding protein — MSTQPIIRFENVTKRFNEETTVLKDVSFEMERGKFYTLLGPSGCGKTTILRLIAGFSDPTEGTIYFDGKPINGLPANERQVNTVFQDYALFPHLNVYENVAFGLRIKKVKKAEIDRRVKEALKFVNLAGYESREITEMSGGQRQRVAIARAIINDPEIILLDEPLSALDLKLRSAMQYELRELQQRLGKTFIFVTHDQEEALAMSDEIFVMNFGEIQQSGTPNDIYDEPINRFVADFIGESNIVSGIMIEDYLVEFNGKRFECADAGLQPNEKVDVVLRPEDLEITPVERGKLDVTVDTSLFRGVHYELSTYDEDGNEWLVHSTKKAAVGTKIGLDFNPEDIHVMRLNESEEDYDARLEAYGAADEE; from the coding sequence TTGTCCACACAACCGATCATCCGCTTCGAGAATGTCACCAAGCGTTTCAACGAAGAGACGACCGTCCTGAAAGACGTATCGTTCGAAATGGAGCGGGGAAAATTCTACACACTGCTCGGTCCTTCAGGCTGCGGCAAGACGACCATCCTGCGCCTGATCGCAGGGTTTTCGGACCCTACCGAAGGGACGATCTATTTTGACGGCAAGCCGATCAACGGGCTGCCGGCGAACGAGCGCCAAGTGAATACCGTATTTCAGGATTATGCGCTGTTTCCTCATCTGAATGTCTACGAAAACGTCGCGTTCGGACTGCGCATCAAAAAAGTGAAGAAAGCGGAAATCGACCGCCGTGTCAAAGAAGCGTTGAAGTTCGTCAACCTGGCCGGCTACGAATCACGTGAAATCACGGAAATGTCCGGCGGCCAGCGCCAGCGGGTCGCGATTGCACGAGCGATCATCAATGATCCTGAAATCATCCTGCTGGACGAGCCCCTGTCGGCACTTGACCTGAAGCTCCGTTCCGCGATGCAGTATGAGCTGCGGGAACTGCAGCAGCGACTCGGCAAGACATTCATCTTCGTCACGCATGATCAGGAAGAAGCACTCGCCATGTCCGACGAGATATTCGTCATGAACTTCGGCGAGATCCAGCAGTCCGGAACACCGAACGATATCTATGATGAACCCATCAACCGCTTCGTCGCGGACTTCATCGGCGAGTCCAATATCGTGTCGGGTATCATGATCGAGGACTACTTGGTGGAATTCAACGGTAAACGGTTCGAATGTGCCGATGCCGGACTCCAGCCGAATGAGAAAGTCGATGTCGTCCTGCGTCCGGAAGATCTGGAGATCACACCGGTCGAACGCGGCAAACTCGATGTCACGGTCGACACGTCGCTGTTCCGCGGTGTCCACTATGAACTGTCCACATATGATGAAGACGGCAACGAATGGCTCGTCCATTCGACGAAGAAAGCGGCTGTCGGCACGAAAATCGGACTGGATTTCAATCCGGAAGACATTCACGTCATGAGACTGAATGAGTCTGAAGAGGATTATGATGCCCGTCTGGAAGCCTATGGTGCGGCTGATGAAGAATAA
- a CDS encoding ABC transporter permease, with amino-acid sequence MKNNRAHSRLPLVPYSVWIVLFVIVPIGLIVYYSFFDLHGNFTLDNYKNFFTSVYLKLTVSSFWYAFLITFFSLLIAYPTAYFLTKLKHKQLWLLLIIIPSWINLLLKTYAFIGLMGLYGPINAVLEAFGIGKQQILFTDFSFVFVSVYIFIPFMILPIFNALDKLNPALIDASRDLGANAWTTFRRVIWPLTLNGVKSGVQVVFIPALSLFMITRLIAGNKVITLGTAIEQQFLVTQNWGMGSTIAVFLILFMVIILLLTTANERGMAGSAKKR; translated from the coding sequence ATGAAGAATAACCGTGCGCATTCCCGGCTTCCGCTCGTCCCGTATTCGGTCTGGATCGTCTTGTTCGTCATCGTGCCGATCGGTCTGATCGTCTACTATTCGTTCTTCGATCTGCACGGCAATTTCACACTGGACAACTATAAGAACTTCTTCACATCGGTGTATTTGAAACTGACAGTGAGCTCCTTCTGGTATGCATTCCTGATCACGTTCTTTTCCCTGCTGATCGCATACCCGACTGCCTATTTCCTGACCAAACTGAAGCATAAGCAGCTGTGGCTCCTGCTCATCATCATCCCTTCGTGGATCAACCTGCTGCTTAAAACGTACGCGTTCATCGGACTGATGGGGCTGTATGGACCGATCAACGCAGTGCTTGAAGCGTTCGGGATCGGCAAGCAGCAGATCCTGTTCACCGATTTCAGTTTCGTCTTCGTCTCCGTCTATATATTCATCCCATTCATGATCCTGCCGATCTTCAATGCGCTCGATAAGCTCAATCCGGCCTTGATCGACGCGTCGCGGGATCTGGGGGCGAATGCATGGACGACGTTCCGGCGTGTCATCTGGCCGCTGACGCTGAATGGCGTGAAATCAGGTGTCCAGGTTGTCTTCATCCCGGCGCTGTCGCTCTTCATGATCACCCGGCTGATCGCGGGCAACAAAGTCATCACGCTCGGTACGGCGATCGAGCAGCAATTCCTGGTCACACAGAACTGGGGCATGGGCTCCACCATTGCCGTGTTCCTCATACTTTTCATGGTAATAATTCTCTTGCTGACGACAGCGAACGAAAGGGGGATGGCGGGCAGTGCAAAAAAACGGTAA
- a CDS encoding ABC transporter permease, which yields MQKNGKFAKIYLALVFVILYAPIAYLIFYSFNSGGKMSHFDSFTLEHYAAVFEDKRLIGIVLNTVIVALLSALISTAIGVLGAISIHYMRSKAMRNVMLSMNSILMVSPDVIIGASFLILFTLVGIKLGFASVLLSHIAFSIPIVVIMVLPKLQEMSPTLIDAALDLGATRKEIMSRVILPFIQPGIFAGFFLALTYSLDDFAVTFFVTGNGFSTLSVEIYSMARTGVTLTINALSGLIFVITAGLILGYYALKNRPKTPAAGVKR from the coding sequence GTGCAAAAAAACGGTAAATTCGCGAAGATCTATCTGGCGCTCGTGTTCGTCATCCTGTACGCCCCGATTGCGTACCTGATCTTCTACTCGTTCAACTCAGGCGGCAAGATGTCCCATTTCGACTCGTTCACTTTGGAACATTACGCAGCGGTATTCGAGGACAAACGGCTGATCGGAATCGTGCTGAACACGGTCATCGTCGCCCTTCTGTCCGCACTGATTTCAACAGCGATCGGCGTGCTCGGCGCCATTTCCATCCATTATATGCGCAGCAAAGCGATGCGGAATGTCATGCTGTCCATGAACTCGATCCTGATGGTGAGCCCCGATGTCATCATCGGCGCCTCGTTCCTGATCCTGTTCACATTGGTCGGCATCAAGCTCGGATTTGCATCCGTCCTGCTGTCCCATATCGCATTCAGCATCCCGATTGTCGTGATCATGGTGCTGCCGAAGCTGCAGGAGATGAGCCCTACACTCATCGACGCAGCGCTCGACCTTGGCGCGACCCGGAAAGAGATCATGTCGCGGGTCATCCTGCCGTTCATCCAGCCGGGCATCTTTGCCGGGTTCTTCCTTGCACTGACCTATTCACTGGATGACTTTGCGGTGACGTTCTTCGTGACCGGCAACGGATTCTCGACATTGTCCGTTGAGATCTACTCGATGGCACGGACAGGTGTCACGCTGACCATCAATGCCCTATCCGGCCTGATCTTCGTCATTACAGCAGGGCTGATCCTCGGCTATTATGCACTGAAAAACCGGCCGAAAACGCCGGCTGCGGGGGTGAAGCGATGA
- a CDS encoding ABC transporter substrate-binding protein, translating into MIVNAQLAKSGSQAGGNTLTVYNWGEYIDPDLIKQFEQETGMNVIYETFDSNEGMMGKIEQGGTSYDITVPSEYMVEMMREKDLLIPLDYSKIPNFKNIDPYFTDLPFDPDNKYSIPYFWGTLGIAYNPSLLDGQTFESWDNLWDPSLKQEAVLVDSAREVIGMGLNSLGYSLNSTNPAELREATDKLKTLSPNIKAVIGDEVTQMMMNNEAAVSLIWSGQAADMMSENEDITYVVPEEGSNLWFDNIVIPRTVKNIDGAYEFINFMLRPDVAAQNADYVGYSTPNMKALDLMDPEVTSDERYYPDEQAREHLEVYKDLGLEMLGTYNELFLEFKMDMK; encoded by the coding sequence ATGATCGTCAACGCACAGCTCGCAAAAAGCGGCTCCCAGGCGGGCGGCAACACGCTCACCGTCTACAACTGGGGCGAATATATCGATCCCGATCTCATCAAACAGTTCGAACAGGAGACCGGCATGAACGTCATCTATGAAACGTTCGACTCGAACGAAGGGATGATGGGGAAGATCGAGCAGGGCGGCACTTCCTACGACATCACGGTCCCATCGGAGTACATGGTGGAGATGATGCGTGAGAAGGACCTCCTCATCCCGCTCGATTACAGCAAGATCCCGAACTTCAAGAACATCGATCCGTATTTTACGGACCTGCCGTTCGATCCGGACAACAAGTATTCCATCCCCTACTTCTGGGGCACGCTCGGCATCGCCTATAACCCTTCCCTCCTGGATGGGCAGACATTCGAAAGCTGGGACAACCTGTGGGACCCTTCCCTGAAACAGGAAGCGGTCCTCGTCGACAGCGCCCGCGAAGTGATCGGGATGGGATTGAACTCCCTCGGCTATTCACTCAACTCGACAAACCCTGCCGAACTGCGCGAAGCGACGGACAAGCTGAAGACGCTGAGCCCCAACATCAAAGCGGTCATCGGTGACGAAGTGACCCAGATGATGATGAATAACGAAGCGGCCGTATCGCTGATCTGGTCTGGCCAGGCGGCGGATATGATGTCCGAAAATGAGGACATCACCTATGTTGTGCCGGAAGAAGGGTCCAACTTATGGTTCGACAACATCGTCATCCCGCGTACTGTGAAGAACATCGACGGTGCCTATGAATTCATCAACTTCATGCTGCGTCCTGATGTGGCCGCGCAGAATGCCGATTATGTCGGCTACTCGACGCCGAACATGAAAGCCCTCGATCTGATGGATCCTGAAGTGACGTCTGATGAACGCTATTATCCGGACGAGCAGGCGCGCGAGCATTTGGAAGTATACAAAGATCTCGGCCTGGAGATGCTCGGCACGTATAATGAGCTGTTCCTCGAGTTCAAGATGGATATGAAGTGA
- a CDS encoding MFS transporter: MTGKSSSFAIYILMFNMFITMSGIGLIIPIMPDYLGTFGVAGAALGSLIAVFSFAQFIFSPVSGSLSDRHGRKRIIIFGLLLYGVSQLAFGLSTELWMLFAARFFSGIGSAFLIPPMMAFVADITTYEERGRGMGLLGASMSLGFMIGPGIGGFLSKFGLQFPFYFAAGAAIFAALLSMYILPNPAPAAAAEGGPKQAGNLFQQITRSAKTPYFVVLLVMFVFSFGLANFQSTISLYVGIKYDYTPLMIAVIITVGGFVGVIIQTFVINRLFKRYGEMRVILINLVVAALAMLGITFVSMFWSILLVATIFSTATALLRPAVNTLVSKLAGDEQGYAAGMMNAYMSLGNMIGPALAGFVFDWKMTAPYFLGTAILLTCFAIASTWAKRNAGVLADTRSS, encoded by the coding sequence TTGACCGGCAAATCATCATCGTTTGCAATCTATATCCTGATGTTCAACATGTTCATCACCATGTCGGGCATCGGGCTGATCATCCCGATCATGCCCGACTACCTCGGCACGTTCGGTGTCGCGGGTGCGGCGCTCGGCTCGCTGATCGCCGTCTTCTCGTTTGCACAGTTCATCTTCTCCCCGGTGTCCGGTTCGCTCTCCGACCGGCATGGACGCAAGCGAATCATCATCTTCGGCTTGCTGCTGTACGGCGTTTCCCAGCTGGCGTTCGGCCTGTCCACCGAATTATGGATGCTGTTCGCGGCACGTTTCTTCTCGGGGATCGGCTCAGCCTTCCTCATTCCGCCGATGATGGCGTTCGTCGCGGACATTACAACCTACGAAGAACGGGGACGCGGCATGGGTCTGCTCGGCGCTTCCATGTCACTCGGCTTCATGATCGGACCGGGGATCGGCGGGTTCCTGTCGAAGTTCGGCCTCCAGTTCCCGTTCTACTTCGCTGCGGGGGCGGCGATTTTCGCAGCGCTCCTGTCGATGTATATCCTTCCGAATCCGGCACCTGCGGCAGCGGCCGAAGGAGGCCCGAAACAGGCGGGCAACCTGTTCCAGCAGATCACCCGCTCGGCGAAGACCCCCTACTTTGTCGTCCTTCTCGTCATGTTCGTCTTTTCATTCGGGCTGGCGAATTTCCAGTCGACCATCTCGCTTTACGTCGGCATCAAGTACGATTATACGCCGCTCATGATCGCCGTCATCATCACAGTCGGCGGATTCGTCGGTGTCATCATCCAGACGTTCGTCATCAACCGGCTGTTCAAGCGGTATGGTGAAATGCGGGTCATCCTCATCAATCTTGTCGTGGCGGCCCTCGCCATGCTCGGCATCACATTTGTCAGCATGTTCTGGTCCATCCTGCTGGTTGCCACGATCTTCTCAACCGCAACAGCGCTGCTCCGTCCGGCGGTCAACACGCTCGTGTCCAAGCTTGCGGGTGACGAGCAGGGATACGCTGCCGGTATGATGAACGCCTATATGAGCCTCGGCAATATGATCGGGCCTGCCCTGGCCGGCTTCGTGTTCGACTGGAAGATGACTGCCCCGTACTTCCTCGGAACCGCCATCCTGCTCACCTGTTTTGCGATCGCCTCCACCTGGGCGAAACGGAACGCAGGCGTGCTGGCGGACACCCGTTCCTCGTGA
- a CDS encoding VWA domain-containing protein: MDIRIEHPFWLLLLLPLAVLLIASWRSAGRKTGRTKLLFLLRSMSVLLLVLTLTAPYFLLPDDQEQVIIMADRSASAAGSAKEIDDWIAEAVRSKKANQQAGIYSFAGSLRTDIPLSDSLPALPEMKPMEHRGETDLEKAVSLALAAADQKQAVRIALLTDGLETKGDILADLRKLTGDRVQIDAVPLGSGVTKDAAVTRMDLPRTGFAGQRQVLTVEIESSGRTAGRLLLYENDRLLDEQAVDLVPGVNRFSHPVQTEKTGMVKYEAKLIADDDQFLENNHLFAAVSIQGKPSVLVVDTDENPSVIPGLLDNGTVQVTAMKAGELPASLGGYLPYQAIIFDNVPGTLVGEEKMALIEQAVKNFGTGFLMTGGENSFGLGGYFKTPVERLLPVEMEVKGKEELPSLGLIIIMDRSGSMSGAKLSLAREAAARSVDLLREKNTFGFTAFDENIWEVVPVAPLEDKQGTTDKILSVTAGGGTLIFPSVEKAYGDLADLNLQRKHIILLTDGQSQMPPGYLDVIAEGKGNNTTLSTVGIGTDADQRLLEEMAEAGGGRYYGVTDESTVPAILSRETITMTRTYIEDDPFYMQLGGNPDWNSLFAEGVPQMNAYVAVSAKQTAELAGKSPKDDPIIAEWQYGLGRTAAFTSDSSGKWSGDLAAWPEYPAFWQTALKRILPSYDSAPFLVTQGAGGSFTISDTGGESAFLEVTAVTEDGKEVDLTEEQTAPGEVDVTLDGEPGLVYLGVKDDQGRFFETGVTIPYGDEYKPQEPNDALLQEITETTGGLLLEKPEDVFRPHPYKSRDERSPTNWLLFAALLFFFADITLRRFSRSLRWKKPQILDEQPAAAQASNISELLKRQQRR, translated from the coding sequence GTGGATATCCGTATTGAACATCCTTTCTGGCTGCTGCTCCTGCTGCCGCTGGCCGTGCTTCTCATCGCGTCGTGGCGGTCGGCAGGCAGGAAAACAGGCCGGACGAAACTGCTCTTCCTGCTGCGCAGCATGTCCGTCCTGCTGCTCGTTCTGACACTTACAGCCCCTTATTTCCTGCTTCCGGACGATCAGGAGCAGGTGATCATTATGGCAGACCGCTCCGCATCCGCAGCAGGATCTGCAAAGGAGATCGACGACTGGATCGCAGAAGCTGTGCGTTCCAAAAAGGCGAATCAGCAGGCGGGCATCTATTCATTCGCCGGATCGCTGCGGACCGATATTCCGCTGAGCGATTCGCTTCCCGCCCTGCCGGAGATGAAACCGATGGAGCATCGCGGAGAGACGGATCTCGAGAAGGCTGTCTCCCTGGCGCTTGCGGCGGCTGACCAGAAACAGGCTGTGCGGATCGCCCTGCTGACGGACGGTCTCGAGACGAAAGGGGACATCCTGGCCGATCTCCGGAAACTGACAGGGGACCGCGTGCAGATCGATGCCGTCCCGCTCGGCTCCGGTGTTACCAAAGACGCGGCTGTCACCAGGATGGATCTGCCGCGCACCGGATTTGCAGGACAGCGGCAAGTCCTGACCGTGGAGATCGAATCTTCCGGCAGGACGGCAGGACGTCTGCTGCTCTATGAAAACGACCGGCTGCTCGACGAACAGGCGGTCGATCTGGTCCCGGGTGTGAACAGATTCTCCCATCCTGTTCAGACCGAAAAGACAGGTATGGTGAAATACGAAGCGAAATTGATCGCCGATGATGATCAGTTCCTCGAAAACAACCATCTGTTCGCAGCCGTTTCAATTCAGGGGAAGCCCTCCGTCCTCGTGGTCGATACGGACGAAAACCCATCTGTCATTCCAGGTCTGCTCGATAACGGGACTGTGCAGGTGACGGCGATGAAAGCCGGCGAGCTGCCTGCTTCGCTCGGCGGCTATCTCCCGTATCAGGCGATCATATTCGATAATGTGCCCGGCACACTGGTCGGTGAAGAGAAAATGGCGCTGATCGAGCAGGCGGTGAAAAACTTCGGAACAGGCTTCCTGATGACGGGCGGCGAAAACAGCTTCGGGCTCGGCGGTTATTTCAAGACGCCGGTCGAGCGCCTTTTGCCGGTCGAGATGGAAGTGAAGGGGAAGGAAGAACTGCCCTCCCTCGGTCTGATCATCATCATGGACCGGTCCGGCAGCATGAGCGGCGCCAAATTGTCGCTCGCCCGCGAAGCGGCTGCCCGTTCGGTCGACCTGCTCAGGGAGAAGAACACATTCGGCTTCACCGCATTCGATGAGAATATCTGGGAAGTCGTTCCTGTCGCCCCGCTGGAAGACAAACAAGGGACGACCGATAAGATCCTGTCAGTCACAGCCGGCGGAGGCACGCTCATCTTTCCGTCCGTCGAGAAGGCGTACGGGGATCTAGCAGACCTCAATCTTCAGCGGAAGCATATCATCCTGCTGACGGACGGCCAGTCGCAGATGCCGCCCGGATATCTCGATGTGATCGCGGAAGGGAAGGGGAACAACACGACGCTGTCAACGGTCGGCATCGGGACGGATGCCGATCAGCGGCTTCTGGAAGAGATGGCTGAAGCTGGAGGCGGCCGGTACTACGGCGTGACGGACGAGTCGACGGTCCCTGCAATCCTGTCCCGCGAAACGATCACGATGACGCGCACATACATCGAAGACGACCCGTTCTACATGCAGCTTGGCGGCAATCCCGACTGGAACAGCCTATTTGCAGAAGGCGTGCCGCAGATGAATGCCTATGTAGCCGTATCGGCCAAGCAGACTGCAGAACTCGCAGGGAAAAGTCCGAAAGACGACCCGATCATCGCTGAATGGCAGTACGGTCTCGGCCGGACGGCTGCTTTCACATCCGATTCGTCCGGGAAATGGTCTGGTGATCTTGCCGCATGGCCGGAGTATCCGGCATTTTGGCAGACCGCACTAAAACGGATCCTGCCGTCCTACGACTCGGCGCCTTTCCTTGTCACGCAGGGGGCCGGCGGGTCCTTCACCATCTCGGATACCGGCGGGGAGTCCGCGTTTCTTGAGGTGACGGCCGTCACGGAAGACGGGAAGGAAGTCGATCTGACAGAAGAGCAGACGGCACCGGGTGAAGTGGATGTGACGCTCGATGGGGAACCGGGGCTTGTCTACCTCGGCGTGAAAGACGACCAGGGCCGTTTCTTCGAGACAGGGGTCACCATCCCGTATGGCGATGAATACAAACCGCAGGAGCCGAATGACGCATTGCTGCAGGAAATCACGGAGACAACGGGCGGGCTGCTGCTGGAAAAGCCGGAAGATGTCTTCCGCCCGCATCCGTACAAAAGCAGGGATGAACGCAGCCCGACCAACTGGCTTCTGTTTGCTGCTCTGCTGTTCTTCTTTGCGGATATCACGCTGCGCCGATTCAGCCGCAGCTTGCGGTGGAAGAAGCCTCAAATCCTTGATGAACAGCCGGCTGCAGCGCAGGCATCCAATATATCCGAGCTGCTGAAACGGCAGCAACGCAGGTGA